A single region of the Oreochromis niloticus isolate F11D_XX linkage group LG19, O_niloticus_UMD_NMBU, whole genome shotgun sequence genome encodes:
- the znf839 gene encoding zinc finger protein 839 isoform X1 — protein MADSEGDRTITAPESSGAADQPPAALSAQPGDCSPATPAAHSSKPGENVAAAGNQSGNLKPVSGAEGDQPGHSVPVGSGAQLAELLPSQPEEQSILVATEFTDLANTTILYVQPDGSLVESSGLTAEEQQALLEQLTKQQVVQVSDTEAAQLLQQGQLIKPAHSAALDPSQLQQVINQVTKSQQQQVQVQVSQQQVPQRNLKTPNNASQQLKSVAQQVAMQTGSSIPLVQKKSEPVRIQIQVPPKQEVKPSSATQQKAVTQPQVKLSANGSVSSTQIIHIQPVVGQEGQQFFLQQNPGDPPIQLLLQSPAPVVGSLLPLVHKLTGQTASVASSAAQKPTATPIRVSMAPTVKTPIPSIIKTPPTTAAKTVNFPLIKTPANGTMAAARKSLIKPPVTVTAVPVQTAAPAAQPVTVATPSAAPPPPTKDRSEQKEKEKKAKKREKKAMKVQTRSGRVSRPPKYKAKDYKFIKTEDLAESHQSDSDDYSDMSVEEEDGEGTRKDGATPGSSLTYSHKSRSHRCQTCDKAYIGAGGLNRHYKLNPTHGEPEPPGDPPGNTPHPLPDNSQSEETATAVNEEEEEKNKDDKPAATATNKVEGGPAAAVGLRGLHHRGPGRPEDEGEAGVGDEGGDGHWDRLLR, from the exons ATGGCGGACAGCGAGggtgacagaacaataacagcCCCGGAGTCGTCGGGGGCCGCGGATCAGCCCCCCGCCGCCCTGAGCGCCCAGCCTGGGGACTGCTCACCAGCAACCCCCGCTGCTCACAGCAGCAAGCCCGGGGAGAACGTAGCGGCGGCCGGCAACCAGAGCGGCAATCTGAAGCCCGTGTCCGGCGCGGAGGGCGACCAGCCGGGCCACAGTGTACCGGTGGGGTCCGGGGCTCAGCTGGCGGAGCTACTGCCGAGCCAGCCGGAGGAGCAGAGCATCCTGGTGGCCACGGAGTTCACTGACCTGGCCAACACCACCATCCTGTACGTGCAGCCAGACGGCAGCCTGGTGGAGAGCTCCGGGCTGACGGCAGAGGAGCAGCAGGCGCTGCTGGAGCAGCTCACCAAGCAGCAGGTGGTCCAGGTTTCCGACACCGAGGCGGCTCAGCTGCTCCAGCAGGGCCAGTTGATCAAACCGGCTCACAGCGCAGCTCTGGATCCGAGTCAGCTGCAGCAGGTCATCAACCAGGTCACCAagtcccagcagcagcaggtccAGGTCCAGGTGTCACAGCAGCAGGTCCCCCAGCGGAACCTGAAGACCCCGAACAACGCCTCCCAGCAGCTGAAGAGCGTGGCCCAGCAGGTGGCCATGCAGACGGGAAGCTCGATCCCCTTGGTCCAGAAAAAG TCGGAGCCCGTTAGGATCCAGATCCAGGTGCCtcccaaacaggaagtgaagccTAGCTCCGCCACCCAGCAGAAGGCGGTCACTCAGCCGCAAGTGAAGCTGTCAGCCAATGGCAGCGTGAGCAGCACTCAGATTATCCACATCCAGCCCGTGGTTGGTCAGGAGGGTCAGCAGTTCTTCCTGCAGCAGAATCCTGGAGACCCGCCCATCCAGCTGCTGCTACAGAGCCCCGCCCCCGTGGTCGGCTCACTGCTACCATTGGTCCACAAGCTAACAGGCCAGACGGCATCAGTTGCCTCCAGCGCAGCTCAGAAACCCACGGCAACACCAATCAGAGTGTCCATGGCACCCACTGTTAAGACCCCAATCCCTTCAATAATTAAGACTCCACCCACTACTGCGGCTAAAACTGTTAACTTTCCATTAATTAAAACACCTGCTAACGGCACGATGGCTGCTGCCCGTAAAAGTCTCATTAAACCACCTGTCACAGTCACGGCAGTCCCAGTACAGACCGCCGCGCCTGCTGCACAACCTGTCACGGTGGCCACGCCCTCTGCAGCCCCACCCCCTCCCACTAAGGACAGAAGTGAGCaaaaagagaaggagaagaaggcaaagaagagggagaaaaaagcaaTGAAGGTCCAAACCCGGTCCGGGCGGGTCTCCAGACCACCGAAGTACAAAGCCAAAGACTACAAGTTCATAAAGACAGAGGACCTCGCCGAAAGTcaccagtccgactcagacgacTACTCTGACATGAgcgtggaggaggaggatggcgAGGGCACCAGGAAGGATGGTGCCACGCCCGGCAGCTCCCTCACCTACAGCCACAAGTCTCGGTCCCACCGCTGCCAGACCTGCGACAAGGCCTACATCGGTGCTGGCGGCCTGAACCGCCACTACAAACTGAACCCGACCCACGGGGAGCCAGAGCCACCCGGCGACCCACCAGGGAACACACCGCACCCCCTTCCAgacaacagccaatcagaggaaacGGCAACAGCCGtcaatgaggaggaggaggagaaaaataagGATGACAAACCTGCTGCCACGGCAACAAATAAA GTGGAGGGGGGTCCAGCAGCAGCTGTAGGACTCAGAGGCCTCCATCATCGGGGCCCCGGCCGTCCCGAGGACGAGGGCGAGGCAGGGGTCGGGGACGAGGGCGGGGACGGTCACTGGGACCGCCTCCTAAG GTGA
- the znf839 gene encoding zinc finger protein 839 isoform X2, with the protein MSLHLVIQVTVGLMSRRGRRGRPPKLGVTMVTAEQQVERRRERLEEVVEQCKDEELMDIVLPRLTKVMSLWELMLAKVERGGPGRTHFPDIYREFESLQAQVRQAAQDYIGSPQAGATPLEIRNIEVARSLGILDEVNRMKVVPGASPGSSSTNKNVRYMENSKMLPPSKRFKMENSVPVHHNGLETPKTGGTAVPSVTPLKSCSVSVAPLMIPEGTRLLTVSADSSFSSSQAPPPDTPMEVTPGEDHDVHQEQAPSSTDIGPQVTELEKALGSGPSDPTDPKSSEPAPTPGSVIKPESSLIQTISPSHPESGPSEAKEVREGEEIYIQTEGLTVQLAEPGSDGIVIVNGPDGTTMHIQTPEGVPLEAVQALLGIEAYDGAKAPQ; encoded by the exons ATGTCACTTCACCTGGTGATCCAG GTGACTGTGGGCCTCATGAGTAGGAGAGGTCGTCGTGGTCGACCTCCAAAGTTGGGTGTTACCATGGTAacagcagagcagcaggtagAGAGAAGACGAGAGCGTCTAGAGGAG GTGGTGGAGCAGTGCAAGGATGAGGAGCTGATGGACATCGTTCTTCCTCGTCTGACCAAAGTGATGAGTCTGTGGGAGCTAATGCTGGCAAAG GTGGAGCGCGGCGGTCCGGGTCGAACTCATTTCCCAGACATTTACCGTGAGTTCGAGTCCCTGCAGGCTCAGGTGAGGCAGGCTGCCCAGGATTACATCGGCAGCCCGCAGGCTGGAGCCACACCCCTGGAAATCAGGAACATCGAG GTGGCCAGGTCTCTAGGGATCCTGGATGAGGTGAACAGGATGAAGGTGGTTCCTGGAGCGTCTCCTGGCTCCAGTTCAACAAATAAGAACGTGCGATACATGGAG AACTCTAAGATGCTGCCGCCATCCAAGAGGTTCAAAATGGAGAACAGCGTCCCCGTGCATCACAATGGCCTTGAGACGCCAAAAACAG GTGGGACAGCGGTGCCCTCTGTGACCCCTCTGAAGTCCTGCTCGGTCTCTGTCGCTCCTCTCATGATTCCAGAGGGAACCAGACTGCTGACAGTCTCTGCTGACTCCTCCTTCAG CTCCTCACAGGCCCCGCCCCCCGACACCCCTATGGAAGTGACCCCAGGTGAGGACCATGACGTCCACCAGGAACAGGCGCCAAGCTCTACAGACATCGGACCCCAGGTGACGGAGCTGGAGAAAGCTCTGGGTTCAGGTCCCAGTGACCCCACGGACCCAAAGTCATCTGAGCCCGCCCCTACACCCGGATCTGTCATCAAGCCCGAATCCAGCCTGATCCAGACTATAAGCCCCTCCCACCCTGAGTCAGGCCCCTCGGAGGCCAAAGAGGTGCGGGAGGGCGAGGAGATCTACATCCAGACGGAGGGGCTGACGGTGCAGCTGGCAGAACCGGGCTCAGATGGGATCGTGATCGTTAACGGGCCAGATGGAACCACCATGCACATCCAGACCCCGGAGGGCGTGCCGCTGGAGGCGGTCCAGGCCCTGCTGGGCATTGAGGCGTACGACGGAGCCAAAGCCCCCCAGTAA